The DNA window GCGCGCGTTCTCATCCAGATCGGTTGGTCGTCGACCGGCCAGTCGAGCAGATGGGTGAAACCGCACTCCTTCAACAGGTCGGGCGTCACGCCAGACTCGACTGCGCCCGCGCCCATCCATCCAGTCGGCCGCACGCCGACGTGCTTGGTGATGACGTCGACGCATTCCTGGATCTGCCGACGCTCGTCGTCTTCCCACAGCCCCCCCAGGGTCTCGGCGTTGGAGCGACCGTGGCCGAGAACGTCGTCGCCACGCTCTTTGATCTTCTCGATGATGTCCGGGTATTCGTAGCAGACCGAGGAATTGAGCAGGATCGAGGCCGGAAGCTTCAGCTCGTCTAGCAGCTCGAAGAAGCGCCAGTTGCCGATCCGATTTCCGTAGTCGAGCCAGGCATAGTTGCGCGTACTCGGTGTGACGTTGAAACCATACTGGGGGTCGAGCCTGCGCCCTGCCTGAAAAGCGAAATGCTCGATGTTTAGCGCGGGGTAGAACGCCAAGCGCTTTCCGCCGGGCCAGGAGTAGTGCTGCCGCTTGGTGATCGGTACGTAGTCGTAGCGGTTGTGGCGCGGCAGTTTGAGCATCGCTGGATTTCCTAGTCAGGGCCGTATTGGCCGATGTGTCTTCTGAACGGCATTCGGCGGGGGCGGCAGAGTGCGAGCCAAAAGTGTATCCATTTTAGGTTTATTGAGCAATTAGAAAGCGCATCCGCGGCGTGGTATCGGATCAGAACGACGGCGACGTGCAGACGAAAAGAATTCGCCCATATTGTGCACAGTTTATTATTGACGCCACTCGGATGTGTACATAACAATTCAAGTGGCTTGTCAGATCCACGCCCTGAACATGAGGTCCCGAGGCTGATCCGCGCTCGGCCGTACGATTCGCGCAGCGCATAGCCCGCGGGATCGACCAATGTCCGGCGCGGCCCATCCTCCTCTCATTTTTTATCATTGCGGCTCTCGCAGGAGCCGGCCAACAACGAAACCGGGGAATTTCGATGGAACAGTATCGTGCACCGTCACAGGATGGCCAGCCGCAGAGCCGAGGGACGATCATCTTCGCCGCGATCGCGATCGCCATCCTGATCTGCTCTTACACTGTCAATGGAATGGACCGGGTGCTGTTTCCGCTCCTGCTGACCGACGTGCGCCGCGAATACGGAATCGGTCTCCCGGAAGCCGGGCTGCTGTCGACGATCTTCACGCTCGGAATGGCCGTCGCTGGGCTGCCGACCGGCTATCTTATGTCGCGCTATTCGCGCAAAACCGTGACGCAGATCGGAATGCTCAT is part of the Candidatus Binatia bacterium genome and encodes:
- a CDS encoding polysaccharide deacetylase family protein translates to MAFYPALNIEHFAFQAGRRLDPQYGFNVTPSTRNYAWLDYGNRIGNWRFFELLDELKLPASILLNSSVCYEYPDIIEKIKERGDDVLGHGRSNAETLGGLWEDDERRQIQECVDVITKHVGVRPTGWMGAGAVESGVTPDLLKECGFTHLLDWPVDDQPIWMRTRAGPILSVPYPMELNDAGTLALRHHTGRDFADMVVDQFEELLEASEKQPLVFSIALHGYILGQPMRLRPLKQALRHCVQHKYADQVWFTRAGDIAKCCHEMKPGIIPGS